A single Xylella taiwanensis DNA region contains:
- a CDS encoding transposase, which produces MPLSQSIWLVDNLPRLPNLNWPKRDFSTISRYQKRLQVGIPYGGRSDVLALLVDSTDVKMCAEKE; this is translated from the coding sequence TTGCCACTCAGTCAGAGTATTTGGCTGGTAGACAATCTGCCGAGATTGCCAAACCTGAATTGGCCGAAACGCGATTTCAGCACAATCTCTCGGTACCAGAAGCGCTTGCAGGTTGGCATCCCTTATGGTGGTAGGAGCGATGTTTTGGCACTGTTGGTCGATAGCACGGATGTCAAGATGTGTGCTGAAAAGGAATAG
- a CDS encoding peroxiredoxin → MNIGDTLNHSLLNHPLMLSGGTCKTLGDYANQWLVLYFYPKDNTPGCTTEGLDFNLLLPQFERISATVLGVSRDSVKSHDTFCAKQSFKFPLVSDSDGILCKAFDVIKEKTMYGRQVIGIERSTFLIGPTHCIVETWHKVKVPGHAEAVLARLKAHAKQ, encoded by the coding sequence ATGAACATCGGCGACACTCTGAACCATTCGCTCCTCAATCACCCCCTGATGCTATCGGGCGGCACCTGTAAAACACTGGGCGACTATGCCAATCAATGGCTGGTGCTCTACTTCTATCCTAAAGACAACACACCCGGCTGCACGACCGAAGGTTTGGACTTCAACCTCCTGCTGCCGCAATTTGAGCGCATCAGCGCAACCGTCCTTGGCGTCTCTCGTGATTCCGTCAAATCGCACGACACCTTCTGCGCCAAACAGAGTTTCAAATTTCCATTGGTCAGCGACAGCGACGGAATACTGTGCAAAGCATTTGACGTCATCAAAGAAAAGACAATGTACGGACGCCAAGTTATCGGAATAGAACGCAGTACATTCCTGATCGGGCCAACACACTGCATCGTCGAAACGTGGCACAAAGTCAAAGTACCAGGCCACGCTGAAGCAGTATTGGCCAGACTCAAGGCCCACGCCAAGCAATGA
- the dapA gene encoding 4-hydroxy-tetrahydrodipicolinate synthase: MSLSGIITALVTPFDQQSALDRDAWVRLLDRQLAGGVQGVVVAGSTGEASTLTDAEYDELLCSAVVRIGGRVPVLAGTGLSGTAKTIAQTKRAADNGAGYALVVTPPYTRPNQLGLKAHYLAVAEEGRLPVVLYNVPSRTGCDLLPETVADLAEHPNIVGIKEACGERERVQALLALCSPGFAVLSGDDSSAARSMLDGADGLISVGSNVLPSAYRRLCDLARAGERGGTDVWNARLAAFHAFCGVESNPIPIKALLQRTGIGDGLRLPLLPLSVCHHDIADHLAGQVAALEALSSREMVAA, encoded by the coding sequence TTGTCACTTTCCGGCATTATCACTGCGCTGGTCACTCCGTTTGATCAACAAAGCGCATTGGACCGTGATGCGTGGGTTCGCCTGCTGGATCGGCAATTAGCAGGTGGTGTGCAGGGCGTGGTTGTTGCTGGTTCCACAGGTGAGGCTTCTACTTTGACCGATGCTGAGTATGACGAGCTGCTGTGCTCGGCTGTGGTCCGGATTGGTGGGCGTGTGCCGGTGTTGGCGGGTACTGGTTTGTCGGGGACTGCCAAAACGATTGCTCAAACCAAGCGCGCGGCTGACAATGGTGCGGGCTATGCTTTGGTAGTGACTCCTCCGTACACACGTCCGAACCAACTTGGACTGAAGGCGCATTATCTGGCTGTGGCGGAGGAGGGTAGATTGCCAGTCGTGTTGTACAACGTACCTAGCCGTACCGGTTGCGATTTGTTGCCGGAGACCGTGGCTGATTTGGCGGAACATCCTAATATTGTCGGCATTAAGGAAGCGTGCGGCGAGCGTGAGCGTGTTCAGGCGCTTCTTGCTCTGTGTAGTCCAGGTTTTGCTGTCCTCAGTGGTGACGACAGCAGTGCTGCACGCTCGATGTTGGACGGTGCTGACGGTCTGATTTCGGTTGGTTCCAATGTGTTGCCGTCGGCTTATCGTCGCCTGTGTGATCTCGCTCGGGCTGGTGAGCGTGGCGGTACTGATGTCTGGAATGCACGTCTGGCTGCTTTTCACGCATTTTGTGGGGTCGAATCCAACCCGATCCCAATTAAGGCATTGTTACAGCGTACCGGTATTGGTGATGGATTGCGTTTACCACTGCTACCGTTGTCGGTATGCCATCATGACATTGCCGACCACTTGGCTGGCCAAGTGGCGGCATTGGAAGCACTTTCTAGCCGCGAAATGGTTGCGGCCTGA
- the uvrB gene encoding excinuclease ABC subunit UvrB, which translates to MTDLFQLVSSYSPSGDQPAAIQKLVANFHAGIAKQVLLGVTGSGKTYTIANVVERIQKPTLVMAPNKTLAAQLYGEFKAFFPRNAVEYFVSYYDYYQPEAYVPASDTFIEKDSSINEYIEQMRLAATKALLSRSDVLVVATVSAIYGLGAPDDYLSLRLILSLGEHIEQRQLIMHLIELQYTRNEFDLVRGSFRVRGEVVDVFPAESDAEALRIELFDGEIESLSLFDPLTGETLRKLQRYSVYPKTHYATTRERTLSAVDTIKNELKAYLEHLYVQNKLVEAQRLAQRTQFDLEMMAEVGYCNGIENYSRHLTGKAPGEPPPTLFDYLPPDALLVIDESHVTIPQIGAMFKGDRSRKETLVEFGFRLPSALDNRPLRFEEWEMRSPRSIYVSATPGSYELRESAGEVTELVVRPTGLIDPEIEIRPVAMQVDDLISEVNACIKLGDRVLVTTLTKRMAENLTEYLSEQGIRIRYLHSEIDTVERVEIIRDLRLGKFDVLVGINLLREGLDMPEVSLVAILDADKEGFLRSTSSLIQTIGRAARSLRGRAILYADSVTRSMRAAIDETERRRQKQKEYNTQNGIVPKSVVRPINDILEGARDGVGVKAGNGKNRRIAEVPADYGVLSQAEIAARIKVLEQQMYQHARDLEFEAAARIRDQIQQLRAAGLV; encoded by the coding sequence ATGACAGATTTGTTTCAGCTTGTTTCTTCATATTCTCCTTCTGGAGATCAGCCGGCGGCTATACAGAAGCTGGTCGCCAACTTCCATGCTGGCATCGCTAAGCAGGTGCTGCTGGGCGTGACCGGTTCAGGTAAAACTTACACCATCGCCAATGTAGTTGAGCGGATTCAGAAGCCGACTCTGGTGATGGCGCCGAACAAGACTTTGGCTGCACAGCTTTACGGTGAATTCAAGGCGTTCTTCCCGCGCAATGCTGTAGAGTATTTTGTCAGTTACTATGACTACTATCAGCCCGAGGCGTATGTTCCGGCGTCGGACACTTTCATTGAAAAGGACAGTTCCATCAATGAATACATCGAACAGATGCGTTTGGCTGCAACCAAGGCATTGCTGTCACGCTCTGATGTGCTGGTGGTTGCGACCGTGTCGGCAATCTATGGTCTTGGTGCACCTGATGATTATCTCTCGTTACGCTTGATCTTGTCGCTGGGCGAACACATTGAGCAGCGGCAACTAATTATGCACCTCATTGAATTGCAGTACACGCGTAACGAGTTCGACCTGGTGCGCGGCAGCTTCCGTGTGCGTGGCGAGGTCGTTGACGTATTCCCGGCCGAGTCAGACGCAGAAGCGCTTCGAATTGAATTATTTGATGGAGAGATCGAAAGTTTGAGCCTGTTTGATCCGCTCACTGGTGAGACCCTGCGCAAGCTGCAACGCTACAGCGTCTATCCTAAAACTCACTATGCAACGACGCGCGAACGTACGCTCAGTGCAGTGGATACGATCAAGAATGAGCTGAAAGCGTACCTGGAACATCTGTACGTGCAGAATAAGTTGGTTGAGGCGCAACGCTTGGCACAGCGTACTCAGTTTGACTTAGAGATGATGGCTGAGGTCGGGTATTGCAATGGCATCGAGAATTACTCTCGTCACTTAACTGGTAAGGCTCCGGGAGAGCCGCCGCCGACGCTGTTCGATTATCTGCCACCAGATGCACTGCTGGTCATTGATGAGTCGCACGTGACAATCCCGCAGATTGGTGCGATGTTCAAGGGAGACCGCTCGCGCAAAGAGACGCTGGTGGAATTCGGTTTCCGCTTGCCGTCTGCGTTGGACAATCGGCCGCTCCGCTTTGAAGAATGGGAGATGCGTTCGCCACGTAGCATCTATGTCTCGGCGACGCCTGGATCGTATGAGCTACGTGAGTCCGCGGGTGAAGTCACAGAGTTAGTCGTGCGTCCAACCGGTTTGATTGATCCTGAGATAGAGATCCGCCCGGTTGCGATGCAGGTGGATGATCTGATTTCCGAAGTCAATGCGTGTATCAAGTTAGGTGATCGGGTTTTGGTCACCACGTTAACTAAGCGCATGGCCGAGAACCTGACTGAATATTTGAGTGAGCAGGGTATCCGGATACGCTACTTGCATTCGGAAATCGATACTGTGGAACGTGTAGAGATCATCCGCGATTTGCGTTTGGGCAAGTTTGATGTGCTGGTCGGCATCAACCTTCTACGCGAGGGATTGGATATGCCCGAGGTGTCGTTGGTGGCGATTCTTGACGCTGACAAAGAGGGATTTCTGCGTTCGACCAGTTCATTGATTCAGACGATTGGTCGCGCCGCACGCAGTTTACGTGGCAGGGCGATTTTGTATGCCGATAGCGTGACTCGTTCAATGCGCGCTGCGATCGATGAAACCGAGCGACGCCGACAGAAGCAGAAGGAATACAACACCCAGAACGGTATTGTTCCGAAATCAGTTGTACGGCCAATTAACGACATCCTGGAGGGTGCCAGAGATGGTGTCGGGGTTAAGGCTGGTAATGGGAAGAATCGCAGAATCGCCGAGGTTCCAGCCGATTATGGGGTGCTTAGTCAAGCTGAGATTGCTGCACGGATAAAAGTGTTGGAGCAACAGATGTACCAGCATGCGCGTGACTTGGAGTTCGAGGCGGCAGCGCGTATTCGAGATCAGATTCAGCAGCTCAGGGCGGCTGGTCTGGTTTGA
- a CDS encoding PhoH family protein — translation MTQGKRIYVLDTNVLIHDPTALFKFEEHDMFLPMQVIEELDRAKKGASEISRNARQVSRFLDELMNNTNADQIEAGIPLSPPESIQLKDQCSIGKLYFQTRPTEPGNALWNIAPDNNILAAVLTLHEQHPEMSVILVSKDINLRIKASIKGLIAEDYENDRALNDFSLLFTGVSELPEDFWKKHHQDLRSWNDKGCTYYEIALQKDEEWYPNQYLYLPGEEEVELRVRQVLGNRKVTLNLVEDFRNDQRTVWGITARNREQNFAFNALMDPNIDFVSLLGTAGTGKTLLALAAGLAQTMEQQRYREIIMTRATVSVGEDIGFLPGTEEEKMTPWMGALTDNLEVLTHTQEGSAWGRTATNDLLTSRIKIRSMNFMRGRTFLSRYLILDEAQNLTPKQMKTLITRAGPGTKIVCLGNVEQIDTPYLTETTSGLTYAVDRFKRWPHSAHVTLRRGERSRLADYASEVL, via the coding sequence ATGACCCAAGGCAAGCGCATCTACGTACTGGACACCAACGTACTCATCCACGATCCAACCGCTCTGTTTAAGTTTGAAGAACACGACATGTTCTTGCCAATGCAGGTGATCGAAGAATTAGACCGTGCTAAGAAAGGCGCCTCGGAAATCAGCCGCAACGCACGCCAAGTGAGTCGTTTCCTCGACGAACTCATGAACAACACCAACGCTGATCAGATCGAGGCGGGCATCCCCCTAAGCCCCCCTGAAAGCATTCAACTCAAGGACCAATGCAGCATCGGCAAGCTGTACTTCCAAACCCGCCCCACCGAACCCGGGAATGCTTTATGGAACATCGCTCCAGACAACAACATTCTGGCAGCAGTGCTAACGCTACACGAGCAACACCCAGAGATGTCAGTAATATTGGTGTCCAAAGACATCAACCTGCGCATCAAGGCATCGATCAAAGGTTTAATCGCTGAGGACTATGAGAACGACCGTGCATTGAACGACTTCAGCCTGTTATTCACCGGAGTCAGCGAATTACCCGAAGATTTTTGGAAAAAGCATCACCAGGACCTACGCAGTTGGAACGACAAAGGCTGCACATACTACGAAATTGCGTTACAGAAAGACGAGGAGTGGTATCCCAACCAATACCTCTACCTTCCAGGTGAAGAAGAAGTCGAACTGCGAGTCCGTCAGGTTCTAGGCAATCGCAAGGTAACGCTGAACCTAGTAGAAGATTTCCGCAACGACCAGCGCACGGTCTGGGGTATCACTGCACGCAACCGAGAACAAAACTTCGCATTCAACGCGCTGATGGACCCTAATATCGATTTTGTCTCGCTGCTCGGCACTGCCGGCACTGGCAAAACCTTGTTAGCACTGGCCGCTGGCTTAGCACAAACCATGGAACAACAACGTTACCGCGAGATCATCATGACCCGCGCCACCGTCAGCGTTGGCGAGGATATCGGTTTTCTACCAGGTACCGAAGAAGAAAAGATGACGCCGTGGATGGGCGCACTCACCGACAACCTCGAAGTCCTCACCCACACCCAGGAAGGAAGTGCCTGGGGCCGCACAGCAACCAACGACCTACTGACTAGTCGGATCAAGATCCGCTCAATGAACTTCATGCGGGGACGCACCTTTTTGTCACGCTACCTCATTCTCGACGAAGCACAGAACCTCACGCCTAAGCAGATGAAAACCCTCATCACACGTGCAGGGCCAGGCACGAAAATCGTCTGCCTCGGCAACGTCGAACAAATCGATACCCCTTACTTGACCGAAACCACCTCTGGTCTTACCTATGCCGTCGACCGCTTCAAGAGATGGCCCCACAGCGCACACGTGACCCTGCGCCGCGGTGAACGTTCGCGCCTTGCCGACTACGCCTCGGAAGTCTTGTGA
- a CDS encoding GspH/FimT family pseudopilin: MPPSRGYTLPELFIVMALLTLLTAIGFPFFKRILERQRLENAMYMLSSQFADARLAAITQQMPVSVCPSHGDKQCRQDSNWSRGWITYRDWSRGSQPASSEAILYQEQVTNTDSLSIISTSGRSRVRFLPDGRSAGSNISIRFCNHDRLFGLIVVNNLGRIRSERTLHPQTCSNNLENEQK, translated from the coding sequence ATGCCACCATCCCGAGGCTACACATTGCCGGAACTATTCATCGTGATGGCGCTACTCACATTACTAACCGCCATCGGGTTTCCATTCTTCAAACGCATTCTGGAACGCCAAAGACTGGAAAATGCAATGTACATGCTGAGTTCGCAGTTCGCAGACGCTCGGCTGGCAGCCATCACTCAACAAATGCCCGTCAGCGTCTGTCCGAGCCACGGTGACAAGCAATGCCGTCAAGACAGCAACTGGAGCAGGGGCTGGATCACCTATCGTGATTGGAGTCGCGGGTCACAACCCGCCTCATCAGAGGCCATTTTGTACCAAGAGCAAGTCACCAACACCGACTCTCTAAGCATTATCTCCACATCCGGACGGTCACGGGTTCGCTTCCTTCCAGATGGCCGCAGTGCCGGCAGCAACATAAGCATACGCTTCTGTAACCATGATCGCTTATTCGGCCTCATCGTGGTCAACAATTTAGGCCGAATTCGCTCGGAACGAACACTCCATCCTCAAACCTGCTCAAACAATTTAGAGAATGAACAAAAATAA
- the rlmH gene encoding 23S rRNA (pseudouridine(1915)-N(3))-methyltransferase RlmH has product MKCHLIATGERVPTWVAQGFAEYHKRLSYWLPLELVEIEPSLRGKNHNPQRAIEDEGRRILAALPKHPYAIALEVNGKPFSSEQLAQRLEHWRGSGRNLVFLIGGPEGHCPEVLNISNERWSLGPLTLPHMLVRLIVVEQLYRATTILANHPYHRGK; this is encoded by the coding sequence ATGAAATGCCACCTCATTGCAACTGGTGAACGTGTTCCAACCTGGGTTGCGCAAGGCTTTGCCGAGTACCACAAACGTCTTTCTTACTGGTTACCGCTAGAGTTGGTTGAAATCGAACCCAGCCTGCGTGGCAAGAACCACAATCCGCAGCGCGCCATCGAAGACGAAGGACGACGCATACTAGCCGCTTTGCCTAAACACCCTTATGCCATCGCGTTGGAAGTGAACGGTAAACCCTTTAGTTCAGAACAGTTGGCACAACGCCTGGAGCACTGGCGTGGATCAGGACGCAACTTAGTGTTCCTGATCGGTGGGCCCGAGGGGCATTGTCCGGAAGTACTCAATATCTCCAACGAGCGCTGGTCACTAGGACCTTTAACGCTACCACACATGCTGGTAAGGCTGATTGTCGTCGAACAGTTATACCGAGCAACGACGATACTCGCTAACCACCCGTATCACAGAGGAAAATAA
- a CDS encoding glycine cleavage system protein R, with the protein MPDSHLTDPTARPSPTENYLLINAYSMHPESPLLSVTRRIADSGCNLMEARLATVGRDVSVTTLATGSWDAVAKLEAMLSRLEREEGLKLIWYRTGAKQTQSNLLPYIVEVIAADKPGILFQLADFFDRQGITIENLQSTRYRAMQTGAEMFSAQVTIGIPANMHIAALRDDFLEFCDHLNLDAILDPMKF; encoded by the coding sequence ATGCCGGACTCCCATTTGACCGACCCCACTGCACGGCCATCGCCGACCGAAAACTACCTCCTGATCAACGCCTACTCGATGCATCCGGAGTCACCCTTACTCTCCGTCACCCGTCGCATCGCCGATAGCGGCTGCAACCTAATGGAGGCCCGGCTGGCTACGGTCGGTCGTGACGTCTCCGTGACGACGCTGGCAACCGGCTCCTGGGACGCTGTTGCCAAACTTGAAGCGATGCTGTCACGACTGGAACGCGAGGAAGGATTGAAACTGATCTGGTACCGCACTGGTGCCAAACAAACCCAGTCCAACCTGCTGCCGTATATCGTCGAGGTCATCGCTGCCGACAAACCAGGCATCCTATTCCAGTTGGCCGATTTTTTCGACCGCCAGGGAATTACCATAGAAAACCTTCAAAGCACCCGCTACCGGGCAATGCAAACCGGTGCAGAAATGTTCTCAGCACAGGTCACTATTGGCATCCCTGCAAACATGCATATTGCTGCACTACGCGACGATTTTCTGGAATTCTGCGATCACCTCAATCTCGATGCAATTCTGGATCCGATGAAATTCTGA